The Macrotis lagotis isolate mMagLag1 chromosome 6, bilby.v1.9.chrom.fasta, whole genome shotgun sequence genome includes a window with the following:
- the ZNF639 gene encoding zinc finger protein 639 isoform X1: MNEHPKKRKRKTLHPSRYSDSTGITKIADGFNGIFSDHCYSVCSMRQPDLKYFENKDEDSDTEPSNDLPKFPEGIKARSRNQNHLVPSPVLRILDHAAFSAEKSADIEICEECDSPESIRQQPHEEIPIEVRTAEDVPIAAEVHAVSEDYDVETENLSSESLQDQGDEEPPAKLCKILDRSQALNVTVQQKWPLLRANSSGLYKCELCEFNSKYFSDLKQHVVLKHKRTDANVCRVCRESFATNLLLLEHAKVHEDDPYLCKYCDYRTVLLESLSQHIADAHFSDHLYWCEQCDLQFSSSSELYLHFQEHSCDEQYLCQFCEHETSDPEDLHSHVVNEHACRLMELSDQESGAARRGHYSLLGRITFDKCKNFFVCQVCGFRSRLHTNVNRHVAIEHTKIFPHVCDDCGKGFSSMLEYCKHLNSHLSEGIYLCQYCEYSTGQIEDLKTHLDFRHAADLPHKCNDCLMRFGNERELLSHLAIHETA; this comes from the exons ATGAATGAACatcctaaaaaaaggaaaaggaagactcTACACCCTTCTCGTTATTCAG aTTCTACCGGAATAACCAAAATTGCAGATGGATTCAATGGAATTTTCTCTGATCATTGTTACAGCGTCTGTTCTATGAGACAGccagatttaaaatattttgagaacaaGG atGAAGACTCAGATACAGAGCCATCCAATGACTTGCCGAAGTTCCCAGAAGGGATTAAAGCACGGAGCAGAAATCAGAACCACCTGGTTCCCAGTCCAGTGCTCAGGATCCTTGATCATGCTGCCTTTTCTGCAG aGAAATCTGCTGATATTGAAATCTGTGAGGAATGTGACTCTCCAGAGTCAATTCGCCAGCAGCCTCATGAGGAGATCCCTATTGAAGTGCGGACGGCTGAAGACGTACCCATCGCTGCTGAGGTTCACGCTGTCTCCGAGGATTATGACGTTGAGACTGAAAACCTATCCTCAGAGAGCCTCCAGGACCAAGGTGACGAAGAGCCCCCTGCTAAGCTCTGTAAAATTCTGGACAGGAGTCAAGCGCTGAATGTCACTGTTCAACAGAAGTGGCCGCTGCTGCGGGCAAACAGCAGCGGCCTCTACAAGTGTGAGCTGTGTGAGTTCAACAGCAAATACTTCTCTGACCTAAAGCAGCATGTGGTCTTGAAACACAAGCGCACGGATGCCAACGTCTGCCGGGTCTGCCGAGAGTCCTTTGCCACCAACCTGCTCCTGCTGGAGCACGCCAAAGTGCATGAGGATGATCCCTATCTCTGTAAGTATTGTGACTACCGAACCGTGCTTCTGGAGAGCCTGAGCCAGCACATCGCCGATGCCCACTTCAGCGACCACCTGTACTGGTGTGAGCAGTGTGACCTGCAGTTCTCCTCCAGCAGCGAGCTCTACCTGCACTTCCAGGAACACAGTTGTGATGAGCAGTACCTCTGCCAGTTTTGCGAGCACGAGACCAGTGACCCCGAGGACCTGCACAGCCATGTGGTCAATGAGCATGCCTGCAGGCTAATGGAGCTCAGCGACCAGGAGAGCGGCGCTGCCCGCCGGGGCCACTACAGCCTGCTGGGCCGCATCACCTTTGACAAGTGCAAGAACTTCTTTGTCTGTCAGGTGTGTGGTTTTCGAAGCAGACTGCATACAAATGTGAACAGGCATGTGGCCATTGAGCATACAAAAATCTTCCCCCATGTTTGCGATGACTGTGGGAAAGGCTTCTCCAGTATGTTAGAGTACTGCAAACATTTAAATTCACATTTGTCTGAAGGGATTTATTTATGTCAATACTGTGAATATTCAACCGGACAGATCGAAGATCTCAAAACCCATCTAGATTTCAGGCATGCAGCCGACTTACCTCATAAATGTAATGACTGCTTAATGAGGTTTGGCAATGAGAGAGAGCTTTTAAGTCACCTTGCAATCCATGAGACAGCTTGA
- the ZNF639 gene encoding zinc finger protein 639 isoform X2, protein MRQPDLKYFENKDEDSDTEPSNDLPKFPEGIKARSRNQNHLVPSPVLRILDHAAFSAEKSADIEICEECDSPESIRQQPHEEIPIEVRTAEDVPIAAEVHAVSEDYDVETENLSSESLQDQGDEEPPAKLCKILDRSQALNVTVQQKWPLLRANSSGLYKCELCEFNSKYFSDLKQHVVLKHKRTDANVCRVCRESFATNLLLLEHAKVHEDDPYLCKYCDYRTVLLESLSQHIADAHFSDHLYWCEQCDLQFSSSSELYLHFQEHSCDEQYLCQFCEHETSDPEDLHSHVVNEHACRLMELSDQESGAARRGHYSLLGRITFDKCKNFFVCQVCGFRSRLHTNVNRHVAIEHTKIFPHVCDDCGKGFSSMLEYCKHLNSHLSEGIYLCQYCEYSTGQIEDLKTHLDFRHAADLPHKCNDCLMRFGNERELLSHLAIHETA, encoded by the exons ATGAGACAGccagatttaaaatattttgagaacaaGG atGAAGACTCAGATACAGAGCCATCCAATGACTTGCCGAAGTTCCCAGAAGGGATTAAAGCACGGAGCAGAAATCAGAACCACCTGGTTCCCAGTCCAGTGCTCAGGATCCTTGATCATGCTGCCTTTTCTGCAG aGAAATCTGCTGATATTGAAATCTGTGAGGAATGTGACTCTCCAGAGTCAATTCGCCAGCAGCCTCATGAGGAGATCCCTATTGAAGTGCGGACGGCTGAAGACGTACCCATCGCTGCTGAGGTTCACGCTGTCTCCGAGGATTATGACGTTGAGACTGAAAACCTATCCTCAGAGAGCCTCCAGGACCAAGGTGACGAAGAGCCCCCTGCTAAGCTCTGTAAAATTCTGGACAGGAGTCAAGCGCTGAATGTCACTGTTCAACAGAAGTGGCCGCTGCTGCGGGCAAACAGCAGCGGCCTCTACAAGTGTGAGCTGTGTGAGTTCAACAGCAAATACTTCTCTGACCTAAAGCAGCATGTGGTCTTGAAACACAAGCGCACGGATGCCAACGTCTGCCGGGTCTGCCGAGAGTCCTTTGCCACCAACCTGCTCCTGCTGGAGCACGCCAAAGTGCATGAGGATGATCCCTATCTCTGTAAGTATTGTGACTACCGAACCGTGCTTCTGGAGAGCCTGAGCCAGCACATCGCCGATGCCCACTTCAGCGACCACCTGTACTGGTGTGAGCAGTGTGACCTGCAGTTCTCCTCCAGCAGCGAGCTCTACCTGCACTTCCAGGAACACAGTTGTGATGAGCAGTACCTCTGCCAGTTTTGCGAGCACGAGACCAGTGACCCCGAGGACCTGCACAGCCATGTGGTCAATGAGCATGCCTGCAGGCTAATGGAGCTCAGCGACCAGGAGAGCGGCGCTGCCCGCCGGGGCCACTACAGCCTGCTGGGCCGCATCACCTTTGACAAGTGCAAGAACTTCTTTGTCTGTCAGGTGTGTGGTTTTCGAAGCAGACTGCATACAAATGTGAACAGGCATGTGGCCATTGAGCATACAAAAATCTTCCCCCATGTTTGCGATGACTGTGGGAAAGGCTTCTCCAGTATGTTAGAGTACTGCAAACATTTAAATTCACATTTGTCTGAAGGGATTTATTTATGTCAATACTGTGAATATTCAACCGGACAGATCGAAGATCTCAAAACCCATCTAGATTTCAGGCATGCAGCCGACTTACCTCATAAATGTAATGACTGCTTAATGAGGTTTGGCAATGAGAGAGAGCTTTTAAGTCACCTTGCAATCCATGAGACAGCTTGA